A part of Xenopus tropicalis strain Nigerian chromosome 4, UCB_Xtro_10.0, whole genome shotgun sequence genomic DNA contains:
- the mark2 gene encoding serine/threonine-protein kinase MARK2 — MLEDIAAKHRDHPDSCTNPLLAHEPALGHADQKTSSSGSSKPNMLRCRTSIATTADEQPHIGNYRLLKTIGKGNFAKVKLARHVLTGKEVAVKIIDKTQLNSSSLQKLFREVRIMKVLNHPNIVKLFEVIETEKTLYLVMEYASGGEVFDYLVAHGRMKEKEARAKFRQIVSAVQYCHQKLIVHRDLKAENLLLDSDMNIKIADFGFSNEFTFGNKLDTFCGSPPYAAPELFQGKKYDGPEVDVWSLGVILYTLVSGSLPFDGQNLKELRERVLRGKYRIPFYMSTDCENLLKKFLILNPAKRGTLEQIMRDRWMNVGHEEDELKPYVEPIPDYKDPKRTELMITMGYTREEISDSLVNQKYNEVMATYLLLGYKSSETDNDNLTLKPRPPPDVTNSIAPSPAHKVQRSVSANPKQRRLSDQAGPAIPNSNSYSKKTQSNNAENRRSEDDKESGRKSSSTVRVPPSPLSGLDRKKTTPTPSTNSVLSTGTNRSRNSPMLDRASLVPGSVQNGKDSFSTPGSRASTASAPATSARIRQHQKSMSTSVHPSKPAPSLDGNCEVQRPSTAPQRVPVASPSAHNISSAATERTNFPRGVSSRSTFHAGQVRQARDQQNLGFGSVSPASPSGNSQGRRGATGSIFSKFTSKFVRRNPNEPEGKDRVESTRPHLTVLDKEKDKEDHRDSKPRSLRFTWSMKTTSSMEPNEMMSEIRKVLDANNCQHESQEKYMLLCVHGTPGHDNYVQWEMEVCKLPRLSLNGVRFKRISGTSIAFKNIASKIANELKL, encoded by the exons CCAGCACTGGGTCATGCGGATCAAAAAACAAGCAGCAGTGGCAGCAGCAAACCTAACATGCTGCGATGCCGCACATCTATCGCCACAACAGCTGATGAACAGCCACACATTGGAAACTACCGGCTCCTCAAAACCATTGGCAAAGGCAACTTTGCTAAAGTTAAACTTGCACGGCATGTACTGACTGGCAAAGAG GTTGCGGTAAAAATTATAGATAAAACACAACTTAACTCCTCTAGTCTACAGAAG CTTTTCAGAGAAGTGAGGATCATGAAAGTTTTAAATCATCCTAACATAG TTAAGTTATTTGAGGTTATTGAAACTGAGAAGACGCTGTATCTAGTTATGGAGTATGCTAGTGGAG GAGAAGTGTTTGATTACCTTGTTGCACATGGACGTATGAAAGAGAAAGAAGCCCGTGCCAAATTCCGGCAG aTTGTATCCGCTGTACAGTATTGCCATCAAAAGTTAATTGTGCATAGAGACTTGAAG gccGAGAATTTGCTGCTAGACTCAGACATGAACATTAAAATTGCTGACTTTGGCTTCAGCAATGAATTCACGTTTGGGAACAAGCTAGACACATTTTGTGGAAGCCCCCCCTATGCAGCACCGGAACTTTTTCAGGGCAAGAAGTATGATGGTCCTGAGGTTGATGTATGGAGTTTGGGTGTTATTCTCTATACACTGGTTAGCGGTTCTCTTCCTTTTGATGGACAAAACTTAAAG GAGTTGCGTGAGCGAGTATTACGAGGCAAATATCGTATTCCTTTTTATATGTCTACGGATTGTGAAAACCTGCTAAAGAAATTTCTCATATTAAACCCCGCAAAGAGGGGTACACTAGAG CAAATAATGAGGGATCGCTGGATGAATGTTGGACATGAAGAAGATGAGCTAAAGCCCTATGTGGAGCCTATTCCAGATTACAAGGACCCCAAAAGAACAG AGTTAATGATAACCATGGGTTATACCCGAGAAGAAATCAGCGACTCTCTAGTTAACCAGAAATATAATGAGGTCATGGCTACTTATCTACTGCTGGGTTACAAGTCATCTGAG ACGGATAATGACAACTTAACTCTGAAGCCCAGACCCCCACCAGACGTCACTAATAGCATAGCCCCGTCACCTGCTCACAAAGTGCAGCGCAGTGTTTCAGCCAATCCCAAACAGAGAAGACTCAGTGACCAAG CTGGACCAGCCATCCCCAACTCCAATTCCTACTCCAAGAAGACCCAAAGCAACAATGCTGAAAACAGGCGATCTGAGGATGACAAAGAAAGTGGGCGCAAGTCCAGCAGTACTGTCCGAGTTCCACCAAGTCCTCTTTCTGGGCTTGACAGAAAGAAGACAACACCAACCCCATCTACG AACAGTGTACTTTCTACTGGCACTAATCGCAGTCGCAACTCGCCAATGCTGGACAGAGCCTCACTTGTGCCTGGATCTGTACAGAATGGAAAGGATAG CTTCTCTACACCTGGGTCCCGTGCCTCCACCGCTTCTGCCCCAGCCACCTCTGCTCGGATCCGACAGCACCAGAAATCCATGTCCACTTCTGTGCACCCTTCCAAACCCGCTCCTTCCCTGGATGGAAACTGTGAAGTTCAAAGGCCAAG CACAGCCCCCCAGAGAGTGCCTGTAGCATCCCCCTCAGCTCACAACATAAGTAGTGCCGCAACAGAGCGGACCAACTTCCCTCGTGGTGTTTCCAGCCGCAGCACATTTCATGCTGGCCAGGTCCGCCAAGCTCGGGACCAACAGAACCTGGGATTTGGAAGCGTCTCACCTGCTTCTCCTTCTGGGAACAGCCAGGGGCGGAGGGGGGCTACTGGGAGCATATTTAGCAAATTCACATCCAAATTTGTGCGCAG GAATCCAAATGAACCAGAAGGGAAAGACCGAGTGGAGAGTACAAG GCCTCACCTCACAGTGCTAGACAAGGAGAAGGATAAAGAAGACCATCGGGACTCCAAGCCTCGCTCTCTGCGCTTCACCTGGAGCATGAAAACCACCAGCTCAATGGAGCCCAATGAGATGATGAGCGAGATCCGCAAAGTCCTGGATGCAAACAACTGCCAACATGAATCACAGGAAAAATATATGCTGCTCTGCGTCCACGGGACTCCTGGTCACGACAACTACGTGCAGTGGGAAATGGAGGTGTGCAAGCTTCCGCGTCTCTCTCTCAACGGTGTACGCTTCAAGCGCATCTCTGGCACCTCCATCGCATTTAAGAACATTGCTTCCAAAATAGCCAATGAGCTGAAACTTTAA
- the mark2 gene encoding serine/threonine-protein kinase MARK2 isoform X3: MLEDIAAKHRDHPDSCTNPLLAHEPALGHADQKTSSSGSSKPNMLRCRTSIATTADEQPHIGNYRLLKTIGKGNFAKVKLARHVLTGKEVAVKIIDKTQLNSSSLQKLFREVRIMKVLNHPNIVKLFEVIETEKTLYLVMEYASGGEVFDYLVAHGRMKEKEARAKFRQIVSAVQYCHQKLIVHRDLKAENLLLDSDMNIKIADFGFSNEFTFGNKLDTFCGSPPYAAPELFQGKKYDGPEVDVWSLGVILYTLVSGSLPFDGQNLKELRERVLRGKYRIPFYMSTDCENLLKKFLILNPAKRGTLEQIMRDRWMNVGHEEDELKPYVEPIPDYKDPKRTELMITMGYTREEISDSLVNQKYNEVMATYLLLGYKSSETDNDNLTLKPRPPPDVTNSIAPSPAHKVQRSVSANPKQRRLSDQAGPAIPNSNSYSKKTQSNNAENRRSEDDKESGRKSSSTVRVPPSPLSGLDRKKTTPTPSTNSVLSTGTNRSRNSPMLDRASLVPGSVQNGKDSFSTPGSRASTASAPATSARIRQHQKSMSTSVHPSKPAPSLDGNCEVQRPSTAPQRVPVASPSAHNISSAATERTNFPRGVSSRSTFHAGQVRQARDQQNLGFGSVSPASPSGNSQGRRGATGSIFSKFTSKFVRRPHLTVLDKEKDKEDHRDSKPRSLRFTWSMKTTSSMEPNEMMSEIRKVLDANNCQHESQEKYMLLCVHGTPGHDNYVQWEMEVCKLPRLSLNGVRFKRISGTSIAFKNIASKIANELKL; the protein is encoded by the exons CCAGCACTGGGTCATGCGGATCAAAAAACAAGCAGCAGTGGCAGCAGCAAACCTAACATGCTGCGATGCCGCACATCTATCGCCACAACAGCTGATGAACAGCCACACATTGGAAACTACCGGCTCCTCAAAACCATTGGCAAAGGCAACTTTGCTAAAGTTAAACTTGCACGGCATGTACTGACTGGCAAAGAG GTTGCGGTAAAAATTATAGATAAAACACAACTTAACTCCTCTAGTCTACAGAAG CTTTTCAGAGAAGTGAGGATCATGAAAGTTTTAAATCATCCTAACATAG TTAAGTTATTTGAGGTTATTGAAACTGAGAAGACGCTGTATCTAGTTATGGAGTATGCTAGTGGAG GAGAAGTGTTTGATTACCTTGTTGCACATGGACGTATGAAAGAGAAAGAAGCCCGTGCCAAATTCCGGCAG aTTGTATCCGCTGTACAGTATTGCCATCAAAAGTTAATTGTGCATAGAGACTTGAAG gccGAGAATTTGCTGCTAGACTCAGACATGAACATTAAAATTGCTGACTTTGGCTTCAGCAATGAATTCACGTTTGGGAACAAGCTAGACACATTTTGTGGAAGCCCCCCCTATGCAGCACCGGAACTTTTTCAGGGCAAGAAGTATGATGGTCCTGAGGTTGATGTATGGAGTTTGGGTGTTATTCTCTATACACTGGTTAGCGGTTCTCTTCCTTTTGATGGACAAAACTTAAAG GAGTTGCGTGAGCGAGTATTACGAGGCAAATATCGTATTCCTTTTTATATGTCTACGGATTGTGAAAACCTGCTAAAGAAATTTCTCATATTAAACCCCGCAAAGAGGGGTACACTAGAG CAAATAATGAGGGATCGCTGGATGAATGTTGGACATGAAGAAGATGAGCTAAAGCCCTATGTGGAGCCTATTCCAGATTACAAGGACCCCAAAAGAACAG AGTTAATGATAACCATGGGTTATACCCGAGAAGAAATCAGCGACTCTCTAGTTAACCAGAAATATAATGAGGTCATGGCTACTTATCTACTGCTGGGTTACAAGTCATCTGAG ACGGATAATGACAACTTAACTCTGAAGCCCAGACCCCCACCAGACGTCACTAATAGCATAGCCCCGTCACCTGCTCACAAAGTGCAGCGCAGTGTTTCAGCCAATCCCAAACAGAGAAGACTCAGTGACCAAG CTGGACCAGCCATCCCCAACTCCAATTCCTACTCCAAGAAGACCCAAAGCAACAATGCTGAAAACAGGCGATCTGAGGATGACAAAGAAAGTGGGCGCAAGTCCAGCAGTACTGTCCGAGTTCCACCAAGTCCTCTTTCTGGGCTTGACAGAAAGAAGACAACACCAACCCCATCTACG AACAGTGTACTTTCTACTGGCACTAATCGCAGTCGCAACTCGCCAATGCTGGACAGAGCCTCACTTGTGCCTGGATCTGTACAGAATGGAAAGGATAG CTTCTCTACACCTGGGTCCCGTGCCTCCACCGCTTCTGCCCCAGCCACCTCTGCTCGGATCCGACAGCACCAGAAATCCATGTCCACTTCTGTGCACCCTTCCAAACCCGCTCCTTCCCTGGATGGAAACTGTGAAGTTCAAAGGCCAAG CACAGCCCCCCAGAGAGTGCCTGTAGCATCCCCCTCAGCTCACAACATAAGTAGTGCCGCAACAGAGCGGACCAACTTCCCTCGTGGTGTTTCCAGCCGCAGCACATTTCATGCTGGCCAGGTCCGCCAAGCTCGGGACCAACAGAACCTGGGATTTGGAAGCGTCTCACCTGCTTCTCCTTCTGGGAACAGCCAGGGGCGGAGGGGGGCTACTGGGAGCATATTTAGCAAATTCACATCCAAATTTGTGCGCAG GCCTCACCTCACAGTGCTAGACAAGGAGAAGGATAAAGAAGACCATCGGGACTCCAAGCCTCGCTCTCTGCGCTTCACCTGGAGCATGAAAACCACCAGCTCAATGGAGCCCAATGAGATGATGAGCGAGATCCGCAAAGTCCTGGATGCAAACAACTGCCAACATGAATCACAGGAAAAATATATGCTGCTCTGCGTCCACGGGACTCCTGGTCACGACAACTACGTGCAGTGGGAAATGGAGGTGTGCAAGCTTCCGCGTCTCTCTCTCAACGGTGTACGCTTCAAGCGCATCTCTGGCACCTCCATCGCATTTAAGAACATTGCTTCCAAAATAGCCAATGAGCTGAAACTTTAA
- the mark2 gene encoding serine/threonine-protein kinase MARK2 isoform X1 — protein sequence MLEDIAAKHRDHPDSCTNPLLAHEPALGHADQKTSSSGSSKPNMLRCRTSIATTADEQPHIGNYRLLKTIGKGNFAKVKLARHVLTGKEVAVKIIDKTQLNSSSLQKLFREVRIMKVLNHPNIVKLFEVIETEKTLYLVMEYASGGEVFDYLVAHGRMKEKEARAKFRQIVSAVQYCHQKLIVHRDLKAENLLLDSDMNIKIADFGFSNEFTFGNKLDTFCGSPPYAAPELFQGKKYDGPEVDVWSLGVILYTLVSGSLPFDGQNLKELRERVLRGKYRIPFYMSTDCENLLKKFLILNPAKRGTLEQIMRDRWMNVGHEEDELKPYVEPIPDYKDPKRTELMITMGYTREEISDSLVNQKYNEVMATYLLLGYKSSETDNDNLTLKPRPPPDVTNSIAPSPAHKVQRSVSANPKQRRLSDQAGPAIPNSNSYSKKTQSNNAENRRSEDDKESGRKSSSTVRVPPSPLSGLDRKKTTPTPSTNSVLSTGTNRSRNSPMLDRASLVPGSVQNGKDSFSTPGSRASTASAPATSARIRQHQKSMSTSVHPSKPAPSLDGNCEVQRPSTAPQRVPVASPSAHNISSAATERTNFPRGVSSRSTFHAGQVRQARDQQNLGFGSVSPASPSGNSQGRRGATGSIFSKFTSKFVRRNLSFRFPRRNPNEPEGKDRVESTRPHLTVLDKEKDKEDHRDSKPRSLRFTWSMKTTSSMEPNEMMSEIRKVLDANNCQHESQEKYMLLCVHGTPGHDNYVQWEMEVCKLPRLSLNGVRFKRISGTSIAFKNIASKIANELKL from the exons CCAGCACTGGGTCATGCGGATCAAAAAACAAGCAGCAGTGGCAGCAGCAAACCTAACATGCTGCGATGCCGCACATCTATCGCCACAACAGCTGATGAACAGCCACACATTGGAAACTACCGGCTCCTCAAAACCATTGGCAAAGGCAACTTTGCTAAAGTTAAACTTGCACGGCATGTACTGACTGGCAAAGAG GTTGCGGTAAAAATTATAGATAAAACACAACTTAACTCCTCTAGTCTACAGAAG CTTTTCAGAGAAGTGAGGATCATGAAAGTTTTAAATCATCCTAACATAG TTAAGTTATTTGAGGTTATTGAAACTGAGAAGACGCTGTATCTAGTTATGGAGTATGCTAGTGGAG GAGAAGTGTTTGATTACCTTGTTGCACATGGACGTATGAAAGAGAAAGAAGCCCGTGCCAAATTCCGGCAG aTTGTATCCGCTGTACAGTATTGCCATCAAAAGTTAATTGTGCATAGAGACTTGAAG gccGAGAATTTGCTGCTAGACTCAGACATGAACATTAAAATTGCTGACTTTGGCTTCAGCAATGAATTCACGTTTGGGAACAAGCTAGACACATTTTGTGGAAGCCCCCCCTATGCAGCACCGGAACTTTTTCAGGGCAAGAAGTATGATGGTCCTGAGGTTGATGTATGGAGTTTGGGTGTTATTCTCTATACACTGGTTAGCGGTTCTCTTCCTTTTGATGGACAAAACTTAAAG GAGTTGCGTGAGCGAGTATTACGAGGCAAATATCGTATTCCTTTTTATATGTCTACGGATTGTGAAAACCTGCTAAAGAAATTTCTCATATTAAACCCCGCAAAGAGGGGTACACTAGAG CAAATAATGAGGGATCGCTGGATGAATGTTGGACATGAAGAAGATGAGCTAAAGCCCTATGTGGAGCCTATTCCAGATTACAAGGACCCCAAAAGAACAG AGTTAATGATAACCATGGGTTATACCCGAGAAGAAATCAGCGACTCTCTAGTTAACCAGAAATATAATGAGGTCATGGCTACTTATCTACTGCTGGGTTACAAGTCATCTGAG ACGGATAATGACAACTTAACTCTGAAGCCCAGACCCCCACCAGACGTCACTAATAGCATAGCCCCGTCACCTGCTCACAAAGTGCAGCGCAGTGTTTCAGCCAATCCCAAACAGAGAAGACTCAGTGACCAAG CTGGACCAGCCATCCCCAACTCCAATTCCTACTCCAAGAAGACCCAAAGCAACAATGCTGAAAACAGGCGATCTGAGGATGACAAAGAAAGTGGGCGCAAGTCCAGCAGTACTGTCCGAGTTCCACCAAGTCCTCTTTCTGGGCTTGACAGAAAGAAGACAACACCAACCCCATCTACG AACAGTGTACTTTCTACTGGCACTAATCGCAGTCGCAACTCGCCAATGCTGGACAGAGCCTCACTTGTGCCTGGATCTGTACAGAATGGAAAGGATAG CTTCTCTACACCTGGGTCCCGTGCCTCCACCGCTTCTGCCCCAGCCACCTCTGCTCGGATCCGACAGCACCAGAAATCCATGTCCACTTCTGTGCACCCTTCCAAACCCGCTCCTTCCCTGGATGGAAACTGTGAAGTTCAAAGGCCAAG CACAGCCCCCCAGAGAGTGCCTGTAGCATCCCCCTCAGCTCACAACATAAGTAGTGCCGCAACAGAGCGGACCAACTTCCCTCGTGGTGTTTCCAGCCGCAGCACATTTCATGCTGGCCAGGTCCGCCAAGCTCGGGACCAACAGAACCTGGGATTTGGAAGCGTCTCACCTGCTTCTCCTTCTGGGAACAGCCAGGGGCGGAGGGGGGCTACTGGGAGCATATTTAGCAAATTCACATCCAAATTTGTGCGCAG AAATCTGTCTTTCAGATTTCCAAGAAG GAATCCAAATGAACCAGAAGGGAAAGACCGAGTGGAGAGTACAAG GCCTCACCTCACAGTGCTAGACAAGGAGAAGGATAAAGAAGACCATCGGGACTCCAAGCCTCGCTCTCTGCGCTTCACCTGGAGCATGAAAACCACCAGCTCAATGGAGCCCAATGAGATGATGAGCGAGATCCGCAAAGTCCTGGATGCAAACAACTGCCAACATGAATCACAGGAAAAATATATGCTGCTCTGCGTCCACGGGACTCCTGGTCACGACAACTACGTGCAGTGGGAAATGGAGGTGTGCAAGCTTCCGCGTCTCTCTCTCAACGGTGTACGCTTCAAGCGCATCTCTGGCACCTCCATCGCATTTAAGAACATTGCTTCCAAAATAGCCAATGAGCTGAAACTTTAA